Proteins from one Kineosporiaceae bacterium genomic window:
- a CDS encoding NAD-binding protein, whose translation MAVTGVVGAGVMGVGVAQSLAQAGHEVVLVDVSQEVLDDAAQRLYRNCRASAFLGGPPVDVARVTNAVSLQVGVGALAAADLVVENITEDWAAKRVLYHQLDDVCPPGAIFIANTSAIPITRIASATRRPDRVVGVHFMNPVPHKRVVELIPGVHTSDETLQRTRDLLSELGKVAVEVRDSCGFISNRVLMLTVNEAAFLVHEGVADAASVDEVFRGCFGHPMGPLETADLIGVDTILYSLEVLQEHYGDDKFRPCPLLKQLTDAGRHGRKSGRGFYDYAPSGG comes from the coding sequence ATGGCGGTCACCGGGGTGGTCGGTGCCGGGGTGATGGGCGTCGGCGTGGCCCAGTCCCTCGCCCAGGCCGGTCACGAGGTCGTCCTGGTCGACGTGAGCCAGGAGGTTCTCGACGACGCCGCACAGCGGCTGTACCGCAACTGCCGGGCCAGCGCGTTCCTGGGCGGCCCGCCCGTCGACGTGGCCCGGGTGACGAACGCGGTCTCACTGCAGGTGGGCGTCGGGGCCTTGGCGGCGGCAGACCTGGTGGTGGAGAACATCACCGAGGACTGGGCGGCCAAACGCGTGCTGTACCACCAGCTGGACGACGTCTGCCCGCCGGGGGCGATCTTCATCGCCAACACCTCCGCGATCCCCATCACGCGCATCGCCTCCGCGACCCGACGTCCGGACCGGGTGGTCGGCGTCCACTTCATGAACCCGGTGCCGCACAAACGGGTGGTCGAGCTGATCCCCGGCGTACACACCAGCGATGAGACCCTGCAGCGCACCCGAGACCTGTTGTCGGAGCTGGGGAAGGTCGCTGTCGAGGTGCGGGACTCGTGCGGCTTCATCTCCAACCGCGTCCTCATGCTCACCGTCAACGAGGCGGCATTCCTGGTTCACGAAGGGGTCGCGGACGCCGCGTCGGTGGACGAGGTGTTCCGCGGGTGTTTCGGCCACCCGATGGGGCCGCTCGAGACGGCGGACCTGATCGGGGTCGACACGATCCTGTACAGCCTCGAGGTGCTGCAGGAGCACTACGGCGACGACAAGTTCCGGCCCTGCCCGTTGTTGAAGCAGCTGACCGATGCCGGGCGACACGGACGCAAGTCCGGCCGAGGCTTCTACGACTACGCACCGAGCGGAGGGTGA
- a CDS encoding acyl carrier protein, with the protein MAFMQGRFPGKDIAPDDDIFALGFVNSMFAMELVVFVESTFGFAVPAEELRLENFRKASSVTALVVRNLGLISR; encoded by the coding sequence ATGGCCTTCATGCAGGGGCGTTTCCCGGGCAAGGACATCGCCCCGGACGACGACATCTTCGCGCTCGGCTTCGTGAACTCGATGTTCGCCATGGAGCTGGTCGTCTTCGTCGAATCGACCTTCGGCTTCGCGGTGCCGGCGGAGGAACTGCGATTGGAGAACTTCCGCAAGGCGTCATCGGTGACGGCGCTCGTGGTGCGCAACCTCGGGCTCATCTCGCGATGA
- a CDS encoding SDR family NAD(P)-dependent oxidoreductase, whose product MPDRMIRDQDVAVIAMAGRFPGAPSVAQFWQNLCDGVESIHDVTDEDLAAAGYHAYQAGHPDYVRRRPVLDDIRGFDATFFGYSPREASIADPQQRIFLECCHETLELAGYGIPGARDRVGLFAGSNLSSYMYDRFGDPDVALHIDPYEMVIGNDKDALTTVVAYRLDLTGPAVTVQSFCSTSAVAIHLACQSLRHGECDMALAGGVCVRVPDRVGYVYVQGGMLAPDGVIRTFDAKAQGSVFGDGSGVVLLKPLRRALEDRDTVLAVIRGSAMNNDGFAKFSYTAPSVAGQSTAIEAALADAEVSPRDISYVEAHGTATALGDPIEVSALTRAFRSAEKAYSGSDLRDRQYCAIGSVKTNVGHLDRAATVTGMIKVVEALRHGLIPRSLNFETPNAEIDFPHSPFYVAADPVPWPKQSGHPRLAGLNGLGMGGTNVHVVLEEAPDAPVRRPSPRRWHLLPVSGRTEQAANDYCEHLAAHLGEADAAGQSLDLADASFTLEVGRAPMAHRRAVIADSAGAAAAAFAGRPGQDSVLLARHDPVKGRRSIFMFAGVGEHYTGMVSDLYAHEPTFRRHLNEGQELLSTFAPIDVLTPLTTRSPDAARPDLAVLMGRQAPSDRGPLSNTAVAQPAVFLAELALARTLIDWGVVPDLVLGFSVGEYVAACLAGVLSAPDAVRMVAHRAALIAELPQGSMLAVGRSWEALQALVPDLADRGVELSADVPGQVVIGGSVDAIADVASELRARGAVCRELDTSHAFHTGLLRPVAEDLTAWVAANITLGAPTLGLVSNVTGELADAALVTDPAYWAEHMCRPVQFSTSLATALARSSHLFVEIGPGKSLGAMVRSHPECDRSRWPLVVSTAPGALDTMAGDRALVGALAELQLAGVDVDWTAYHRLDLDRVPGRVPMPTYPFQRQPYWFVTPSEADGGGSATSAASGPEDLLSEYETLPLLPESSWLNLGVWKERAPRPALSDPGERWVIFTDDGDADAVARAVGAALAGAERSVTLVRPGADFARDEKGFRVRPGSIEDILELFVRLKQQGGTPDRVVHLWTLAEASARDTVELGLNTLIAIARAAREVGFDTWALDVVTSGTLQVGDDDPIVPARATVHGPCTILPVEDPGGTIRLVDLVHGRPAPVDHVVRELLTAPANQVLALRGGRRWMPDFEILELADELDPQAVPLRDNGVYLVTGGLGGIGLALAERLARDAHARLVLMGRTPTPARERWGAILADPTTRAEVRRRIEGLQLLDSLGCEFEVVAGNVAEPADVVRAVQRARERFGALHGIIHAAGVPGMGMMQFKTIDDVERVLAPKVWGTLAIAEAIGDDPLDFLVLFSSVAAWTGALGQADYSAANAFLDAFARSGALRQTKVVSIGWGEWTWNGWEEGLAGYEPVLRAFYIHHREVFGIDFDAGWRCLKRILTLDVPHLVVNTQDFSTSLAGSRNYTIRDIQAGARKGRGDQRYPRPELSTPYISPATPQEEAVAEIWGEWLGIDQVGVQDNFFDLGGNSLIGVGVTDAVRAALELDHLPAHLLYQAPTVSALTAAALASRAADPGEVGEAPVEEPIVREPDDERAQLRQKRLAQRRTSVRGEAR is encoded by the coding sequence ATGCCCGATCGAATGATCCGCGACCAGGACGTGGCCGTCATCGCGATGGCCGGCAGGTTCCCGGGGGCGCCCTCCGTGGCGCAGTTCTGGCAGAACCTGTGTGACGGCGTGGAGTCGATCCACGATGTGACCGACGAGGACCTGGCCGCAGCGGGCTATCACGCGTATCAGGCCGGTCATCCCGACTACGTGCGGCGGCGTCCGGTCCTCGACGACATCCGGGGCTTCGATGCCACCTTCTTCGGATACAGCCCGCGGGAGGCCTCGATCGCCGACCCGCAGCAGCGCATCTTCCTGGAGTGCTGTCACGAGACGCTGGAGTTGGCCGGGTACGGCATCCCCGGTGCGCGGGACCGCGTGGGCCTGTTCGCCGGCAGCAACCTGAGCTCGTACATGTACGACCGGTTCGGTGACCCCGACGTGGCGCTGCACATCGACCCCTACGAGATGGTCATCGGCAACGACAAGGACGCCTTGACCACGGTGGTCGCCTATCGGCTGGACCTGACGGGCCCGGCGGTCACGGTGCAGAGCTTCTGCTCGACCTCTGCCGTGGCGATCCACCTCGCCTGCCAGAGCCTGCGGCACGGTGAGTGCGACATGGCCCTGGCCGGTGGCGTGTGCGTCCGGGTGCCGGACCGGGTGGGCTACGTCTACGTCCAGGGCGGCATGCTCGCCCCGGACGGCGTGATCCGGACCTTCGATGCCAAGGCCCAGGGATCGGTCTTCGGTGACGGTTCCGGGGTGGTCCTGCTCAAGCCGTTGCGCCGGGCGTTGGAGGACCGCGACACCGTGCTGGCGGTGATCCGCGGGTCGGCCATGAACAACGACGGTTTCGCCAAGTTCAGCTACACGGCTCCCAGCGTCGCCGGCCAGTCGACCGCGATCGAGGCCGCCCTGGCGGACGCCGAGGTCTCACCCCGCGACATCTCCTACGTCGAGGCTCACGGCACGGCGACGGCACTCGGCGATCCGATCGAGGTCTCGGCGCTGACCCGCGCCTTTCGGTCCGCCGAGAAGGCCTACTCCGGCAGCGATCTGAGAGATCGGCAGTACTGCGCCATCGGCTCGGTCAAGACGAACGTCGGGCACCTCGACCGCGCCGCCACGGTCACCGGGATGATCAAGGTCGTCGAGGCCCTGCGGCACGGACTGATCCCGCGGTCGCTGAACTTCGAGACCCCCAACGCCGAGATCGACTTCCCCCACAGCCCGTTCTACGTGGCGGCCGACCCGGTGCCCTGGCCGAAGCAGTCGGGGCACCCGAGGCTGGCCGGCCTGAACGGGTTGGGCATGGGGGGAACCAACGTCCATGTGGTGTTGGAGGAGGCCCCCGACGCACCGGTGCGCCGGCCGAGCCCGCGGCGATGGCACCTGTTGCCGGTCTCCGGACGTACCGAGCAGGCCGCCAACGACTACTGCGAACACCTGGCTGCCCACCTCGGCGAGGCCGACGCTGCCGGGCAGAGCCTCGACCTGGCCGATGCCTCGTTCACCCTGGAGGTCGGCCGGGCACCGATGGCGCATCGGCGTGCCGTCATCGCCGACTCGGCAGGGGCCGCTGCGGCCGCCTTTGCCGGGCGGCCCGGCCAGGACTCGGTGCTCCTGGCCCGGCACGACCCGGTGAAGGGCCGCCGGTCGATCTTCATGTTCGCCGGTGTCGGTGAGCACTACACCGGCATGGTGTCCGACCTGTACGCCCACGAGCCCACCTTCCGCCGGCACCTGAACGAGGGCCAGGAACTGCTGTCGACGTTCGCCCCGATCGACGTCCTGACCCCGTTGACCACCCGCTCCCCGGACGCTGCGCGTCCCGATCTCGCCGTCCTCATGGGGCGCCAGGCGCCGTCCGATCGCGGCCCGCTCAGCAACACCGCCGTGGCCCAGCCCGCGGTGTTCCTGGCCGAGCTGGCGCTGGCTCGGACCCTGATCGACTGGGGCGTCGTCCCGGACCTGGTGCTCGGCTTCAGCGTCGGTGAGTACGTGGCGGCCTGTCTGGCCGGCGTCCTCAGCGCGCCGGACGCGGTCCGTATGGTCGCCCACCGCGCGGCGCTCATCGCCGAACTGCCCCAGGGGTCGATGCTGGCCGTCGGCCGCAGCTGGGAGGCACTGCAGGCCCTGGTGCCCGACCTGGCCGACCGCGGCGTCGAGCTGTCCGCCGACGTCCCGGGACAGGTGGTGATCGGCGGCAGCGTCGACGCGATCGCCGACGTGGCGAGCGAGCTGCGCGCCCGGGGCGCCGTCTGCCGCGAACTGGACACCAGCCATGCCTTCCACACCGGGCTGCTGCGGCCGGTGGCCGAGGATCTCACCGCGTGGGTGGCCGCGAACATCACCCTCGGGGCGCCCACCCTCGGATTGGTGTCCAACGTGACGGGTGAACTGGCGGACGCCGCGCTGGTCACCGATCCGGCCTACTGGGCCGAGCACATGTGCCGTCCGGTGCAGTTCTCCACCTCGCTGGCGACCGCCCTCGCCCGGTCGAGTCACCTGTTCGTCGAGATCGGGCCGGGCAAGTCGCTGGGGGCGATGGTCAGGTCCCACCCCGAGTGTGACCGCTCCCGCTGGCCCCTGGTCGTGTCCACCGCACCGGGCGCCCTGGACACCATGGCCGGGGACCGCGCCTTGGTCGGCGCCCTGGCCGAACTCCAGCTCGCCGGGGTCGACGTCGACTGGACCGCCTACCATCGGCTCGACCTGGACCGCGTCCCGGGGCGGGTACCGATGCCCACCTATCCCTTCCAGCGCCAGCCCTACTGGTTCGTGACCCCGTCCGAGGCCGACGGCGGCGGCTCCGCAACCAGCGCGGCCTCGGGCCCGGAGGACCTGCTCAGCGAGTACGAGACGTTGCCCCTGCTGCCCGAGAGCAGTTGGCTGAACCTGGGCGTCTGGAAGGAACGCGCACCGCGTCCGGCACTCAGCGACCCGGGCGAGCGCTGGGTGATCTTCACCGATGACGGCGACGCCGACGCCGTCGCGCGGGCCGTGGGGGCGGCGCTGGCCGGGGCCGAGCGCAGCGTCACCCTGGTGCGTCCGGGGGCCGACTTCGCTCGGGACGAGAAGGGGTTCCGGGTCCGCCCCGGCAGCATCGAGGACATCCTCGAGCTGTTCGTGCGACTCAAGCAGCAAGGCGGCACACCGGATCGCGTCGTGCACCTGTGGACCCTCGCCGAGGCCTCGGCGCGGGACACCGTCGAACTCGGCCTGAACACGCTGATCGCCATCGCCCGAGCAGCCCGCGAGGTGGGCTTCGACACCTGGGCGCTGGACGTCGTGACGTCCGGCACGCTCCAGGTCGGTGACGACGATCCGATCGTGCCGGCACGCGCCACGGTGCACGGCCCCTGCACCATCCTGCCCGTGGAGGATCCCGGTGGCACGATCCGGCTGGTGGACCTGGTCCACGGTCGGCCGGCACCGGTCGATCACGTCGTCCGCGAGCTGCTGACCGCACCGGCCAACCAGGTGCTGGCGCTGCGCGGGGGGCGGCGATGGATGCCGGACTTCGAGATCCTCGAGCTGGCCGACGAACTCGATCCGCAGGCTGTTCCCTTGCGCGACAACGGGGTCTACCTCGTCACGGGTGGTCTCGGCGGGATCGGGCTGGCCCTGGCCGAGCGACTGGCCCGAGACGCCCACGCCCGCTTGGTGCTGATGGGCCGCACGCCCACCCCGGCGCGCGAACGGTGGGGGGCGATCCTGGCCGATCCGACCACCCGGGCCGAGGTTCGCCGGCGGATCGAGGGGCTGCAGCTGCTCGATTCGTTGGGGTGTGAGTTCGAGGTGGTGGCCGGCAACGTCGCCGAACCGGCGGACGTCGTCCGGGCGGTGCAGCGAGCCCGAGAACGCTTCGGCGCGCTGCACGGCATCATCCATGCGGCCGGGGTGCCCGGCATGGGCATGATGCAGTTCAAGACGATCGACGATGTCGAACGCGTTCTGGCGCCGAAGGTCTGGGGCACCCTGGCGATCGCCGAGGCCATCGGGGACGATCCCCTCGACTTCCTGGTGCTGTTCTCCTCCGTCGCCGCCTGGACCGGCGCGCTCGGTCAGGCCGACTACTCGGCGGCCAACGCCTTCCTCGATGCCTTCGCCCGCAGCGGCGCCCTGCGCCAGACCAAGGTGGTCTCGATCGGCTGGGGCGAGTGGACGTGGAACGGCTGGGAGGAAGGGCTCGCCGGCTACGAGCCGGTGCTGCGCGCGTTCTACATCCACCATCGCGAGGTGTTCGGCATCGACTTCGATGCCGGGTGGCGGTGCCTGAAGCGCATCCTCACCCTGGATGTGCCGCACCTGGTGGTGAACACCCAGGACTTCTCCACCTCGCTCGCCGGCAGCCGCAACTACACGATCCGCGACATCCAGGCAGGTGCCCGCAAAGGCCGTGGTGACCAACGGTATCCGCGGCCCGAACTCTCGACGCCGTACATCTCACCTGCCACCCCGCAGGAGGAGGCGGTTGCCGAGATCTGGGGCGAATGGCTCGGGATCGACCAGGTCGGCGTCCAGGACAACTTCTTCGATCTCGGCGGCAATTCGCTCATCGGGGTCGGCGTCACCGATGCGGTGCGAGCGGCGCTGGAACTCGACCACCTGCCGGCGCACCTGCTCTACCAGGCCCCGACCGTGTCGGCGCTCACGGCCGCCGCGCTGGCCAGCCGGGCAGCAGACCCGGGCGAGGTCGGGGAGGCGCCGGTCGAGGAGCCGATCGTGCGAGAACCGGACGACGAGCGGGCCCAGTTGCGTCAGAAGCGGTTGGCCCAGCGCCGCACCAGTGTCCGAGGGGAGGCCCGGTGA
- a CDS encoding SDR family NAD(P)-dependent oxidoreductase, whose product MSQVDYDSAVAIVGMAGRFPGADTVSQLWANSATGRLGLREVTEDELVSVGVPPGHVADPDYVRVTGSIEGIERFDAAMFGLSRHEAELMDPQHRLFLETCVEVLENAGYPAMGMTDKVGVYAGCGFPDYTWNVAFGAAPGPGGALLMAIGTERDSLGSYASYKLGLRGPSITVQTFCSTSLIAVHLGVQGLLNYECDVALAGGVFLPLPQGAGYFFEEGSIYSPDGRVLPFDAGARGSVMGSGVALVALKRLPDALDAGDHISAIILGSATNNDGSQCAGYTAPGVDGQAAVIADAIAFAGVPPATIGYVECHGTGTVLGDSIEIAAMAQVFPDRADDRLVLASLKANIGHLDRAAGVSSLIRAALALENQVLPATPTFRTPNGALANARKKFTVLTQARPWPVGAHPRRAGVSAFGLGGSNAHVVLEEAPQRPPAAAEPGPFLLTLSGRDATVVDQATANLAAHLDGHEDPIADVAFTQQVSRSTFPVRRAVVCDDLADARAALGDPSRWLDGEARAHNPRVELVLPDPARADPAWCAQVSGAAHRIARDLDEIDSAAAGSASSAQLTDTVLAVAAALRAVGVSVHAVDGPELAIVGEVRDALGLGAGRHGQVAIDIAPDGRSPAHWMAHTVARLWQAGCEIDWAALYAGRPRRVPLPTYPFQRRRYWVERPSLTAPLPEPSGRVDDLDRWTYVPTWRSSPRAIRDETAALREAGPWLVLAAEPRGVLLAEHLRRLGADVTLAQLRRRQDGDSRPGGVVGELTGEVIDPATAAADLEALLRAAAQLPRVVVHAGALGDRTDGPASIDTPGDPLLTGYRIALALVTAFNAVSPGTDVELLALTDAATAFGDVPPGSSAQAALAALLPVLAQENPGWVCRHLDIGTGLPVPPAHVVAEALEEHAGPVALRGSTRWTRAFDHVPLAAQGQTWSLPPGGVMLVTGGLGKVGLALARHAALDRGCRVVLLGRTPVPPRARWSELASGTTPAAARLQALLAIEERGGQVEVVTADVADVDQVRAAIETTLQRFGALDLVVHAAGSSAADGFGPAQLVCEAGTAGHFDAKVAGLRALDDALGDRDVALVAFSSLSATLGGLALGPYAAANAALDVEVLSRRVRGRRWCTVHWDTWGIDGGDPFSAGEFDMAPSEAMQIFDRIVAAVDQVDHLVISTGPLDARFTQWVVESGLGGVLGDDGERDPRPDLSTPYAEPAPGLQSDLAEILTVVLRLERVGLDDDFFALGGNSVLAIALIARIRKQLQIPVPTSAVMGYPTVRGLAAQITEMAATPG is encoded by the coding sequence GTGAGCCAGGTCGACTATGACAGCGCCGTCGCGATCGTCGGCATGGCCGGACGGTTCCCGGGCGCCGACACGGTCTCGCAGCTGTGGGCCAACTCGGCGACGGGCCGGCTCGGCCTACGTGAGGTCACCGAGGACGAGTTGGTGTCGGTCGGGGTACCGCCGGGGCATGTCGCCGACCCCGACTACGTCCGGGTCACCGGCTCCATCGAGGGCATCGAACGGTTCGACGCCGCCATGTTCGGCCTGAGCCGGCACGAGGCCGAGTTGATGGACCCGCAACATCGGCTCTTCCTGGAGACCTGTGTCGAGGTGCTGGAGAACGCCGGCTACCCGGCCATGGGCATGACCGACAAGGTGGGCGTCTACGCCGGGTGTGGGTTCCCGGACTACACCTGGAACGTGGCCTTCGGTGCCGCCCCGGGGCCCGGAGGCGCCCTGCTCATGGCGATCGGCACCGAGCGTGACTCACTGGGATCGTATGCCTCGTACAAACTGGGGCTGCGGGGGCCGAGCATCACGGTGCAGACCTTCTGCTCCACCTCGTTGATCGCCGTGCACCTGGGGGTGCAGGGACTGCTCAACTACGAGTGCGATGTCGCCCTGGCAGGCGGGGTGTTCCTCCCCCTGCCGCAGGGCGCGGGGTACTTCTTCGAGGAGGGGAGCATCTACTCCCCCGACGGGCGGGTGCTGCCGTTCGACGCCGGTGCCCGGGGCAGCGTGATGGGCAGCGGCGTGGCCCTCGTGGCGCTCAAACGCCTACCCGACGCGCTCGATGCCGGCGACCACATCAGCGCGATCATCCTCGGATCGGCCACGAACAACGACGGTTCCCAGTGCGCCGGTTACACCGCTCCCGGGGTCGACGGGCAGGCCGCGGTGATCGCCGACGCGATCGCCTTCGCCGGCGTCCCCCCGGCCACCATCGGCTACGTGGAGTGTCACGGCACCGGCACCGTGCTGGGCGACTCGATCGAGATCGCCGCGATGGCGCAGGTCTTCCCCGATCGAGCCGACGACCGCCTGGTGCTGGCCTCCCTCAAGGCGAACATCGGGCATCTCGACCGGGCGGCGGGCGTCAGCAGCCTGATTCGAGCAGCCCTGGCGCTGGAGAACCAGGTCCTGCCCGCGACCCCCACCTTCCGGACCCCGAACGGCGCACTGGCCAACGCCCGCAAGAAGTTCACGGTGCTGACCCAGGCCAGGCCCTGGCCGGTCGGGGCGCACCCCCGACGGGCCGGGGTGAGCGCGTTCGGGCTCGGCGGCTCCAACGCGCACGTCGTCCTGGAGGAGGCACCGCAACGGCCGCCAGCCGCGGCCGAGCCCGGCCCGTTCCTGCTCACCCTGTCGGGGCGCGACGCCACGGTGGTGGACCAGGCCACGGCGAACCTCGCCGCCCACCTCGACGGGCACGAGGACCCGATCGCCGACGTCGCCTTCACCCAGCAGGTCTCACGATCCACCTTCCCCGTGCGCCGGGCGGTGGTGTGCGACGACCTGGCCGATGCGCGAGCGGCTCTGGGCGATCCGTCCCGATGGCTGGACGGCGAAGCCCGGGCCCACAACCCCCGGGTGGAGCTCGTGCTGCCGGATCCGGCCCGCGCCGATCCCGCATGGTGCGCGCAGGTCTCGGGTGCTGCACACCGCATCGCCCGCGACCTCGACGAGATCGATTCCGCGGCAGCAGGTTCTGCGAGCTCGGCCCAGCTGACGGACACGGTGCTGGCCGTGGCTGCTGCGCTGCGTGCCGTGGGCGTCTCCGTGCACGCTGTCGACGGCCCGGAGCTGGCGATCGTGGGTGAGGTTCGCGACGCCCTCGGCCTCGGTGCGGGCCGGCACGGTCAGGTGGCGATCGACATCGCGCCCGACGGCCGGTCGCCGGCGCACTGGATGGCGCACACGGTGGCTCGGTTGTGGCAGGCCGGTTGTGAGATCGATTGGGCGGCACTGTATGCCGGCCGACCGCGGCGCGTCCCGTTGCCCACCTACCCGTTCCAGCGCCGCCGCTACTGGGTGGAGCGTCCCTCGCTGACGGCTCCGCTGCCGGAGCCGTCAGGCCGCGTCGACGACCTCGACCGCTGGACCTACGTGCCCACCTGGCGCAGCAGCCCCCGGGCCATCCGGGACGAGACCGCCGCCCTCCGGGAGGCCGGCCCCTGGCTGGTTCTGGCCGCCGAGCCCCGGGGAGTCCTGCTCGCCGAACACCTTCGGCGCCTGGGCGCCGACGTGACCCTGGCACAGCTGCGTAGGCGGCAGGACGGCGACAGCCGGCCCGGTGGGGTGGTCGGTGAGCTGACGGGTGAGGTGATCGACCCGGCAACAGCCGCGGCCGACCTCGAGGCCCTGCTGCGAGCCGCCGCGCAGCTGCCGCGCGTCGTGGTGCACGCCGGCGCTCTCGGCGATCGCACCGATGGCCCGGCCTCGATCGACACCCCCGGCGACCCCCTGCTGACGGGGTACCGGATCGCGCTGGCCCTGGTCACGGCCTTCAACGCGGTCTCGCCCGGCACCGACGTCGAGCTGCTCGCCCTGACCGACGCCGCGACGGCCTTCGGCGATGTACCGCCGGGCAGTTCGGCCCAGGCGGCACTGGCCGCTCTGCTACCGGTGCTGGCCCAGGAGAACCCCGGCTGGGTCTGCCGTCACCTCGACATCGGCACCGGCCTGCCCGTGCCACCCGCCCACGTGGTCGCGGAGGCTCTCGAGGAGCACGCCGGACCGGTGGCGCTACGCGGCTCGACCCGATGGACACGAGCGTTCGACCATGTGCCGCTGGCTGCCCAGGGGCAGACCTGGAGCCTGCCGCCCGGCGGGGTGATGCTCGTGACCGGCGGGCTCGGAAAGGTCGGGCTGGCGTTGGCTCGTCATGCCGCTCTGGATCGCGGCTGCCGCGTGGTGCTGCTCGGGCGTACTCCGGTGCCGCCGCGAGCCCGGTGGAGCGAACTCGCCTCGGGCACCACCCCGGCTGCCGCCCGACTGCAGGCACTGCTGGCGATCGAGGAGCGGGGCGGCCAGGTCGAGGTCGTGACGGCCGACGTCGCGGACGTCGACCAGGTGCGCGCCGCCATCGAGACGACGCTCCAGCGATTCGGTGCCCTGGACCTCGTGGTGCACGCCGCCGGCAGTTCGGCCGCCGACGGCTTCGGCCCCGCGCAGTTGGTGTGCGAGGCGGGTACCGCGGGACACTTCGATGCCAAGGTGGCCGGGTTGCGTGCCCTGGACGACGCCCTGGGCGATCGCGATGTCGCACTGGTGGCCTTCTCGTCGCTGTCGGCGACCCTCGGTGGTCTTGCCCTCGGGCCCTATGCAGCGGCCAACGCCGCGTTGGACGTCGAGGTGCTCTCGCGGCGGGTACGAGGCCGCCGCTGGTGCACCGTGCACTGGGACACCTGGGGCATCGACGGCGGAGACCCGTTCTCCGCCGGGGAGTTCGACATGGCCCCGAGTGAGGCGATGCAGATCTTCGATCGGATCGTCGCGGCCGTCGACCAGGTCGACCACCTCGTCATCTCGACCGGTCCGCTCGACGCCCGGTTCACGCAGTGGGTGGTCGAGAGCGGGCTGGGCGGCGTCCTCGGCGACGACGGCGAGCGCGATCCCCGCCCGGATCTGTCCACTCCGTACGCCGAACCGGCACCCGGTCTGCAGTCCGACCTGGCCGAGATCCTGACCGTCGTGCTCCGGCTGGAACGGGTCGGGCTGGACGATGACTTCTTCGCCCTCGGCGGCAACTCCGTGTTGGCCATCGCCCTGATCGCCAGGATCCGCAAGCAGCTGCAGATCCCGGTCCCGACGTCGGCTGTCATGGGTTACCCGACCGTGCGCGGATTGGCGGCCCAGATCACGGAGATGGCGGCCACGCCCGGCTAG
- a CDS encoding HAD-IIIC family phosphatase, which yields MTPGAEVQGRIKCIVWDLDNTVWDGILLEGDPCTVRPGVRETLEELDRRGILHSIASRNDAEAALSRLREVGMLDYFLFPQISWNAKSDSVRRIAGALSFGLDALAFADDQEFERAEVAHAHADVLCLDPTDPTCWLDLPEFTPRFVTEESRHRRELYRSQLARDESEQQFEGTNQEFLSGLGMVFSIRRANRSDLQRAEELTVRTNQLNSTGRTYTYDELDALVHEPDHLLLVADLEDRFGSYGTIGLALVELGSPAWHLRLLLMSCRTMSRGVGTILLNHIMDLALQAGVRLRADLIETGRNRLMQITYAFAGFVEVEREGAHVVLESDLALVQKPADYVEVRVS from the coding sequence ATGACGCCCGGCGCCGAGGTCCAGGGCCGCATCAAGTGCATCGTCTGGGATCTCGACAACACCGTGTGGGACGGGATCCTCTTGGAGGGTGACCCGTGCACGGTCCGCCCGGGAGTGCGCGAGACGCTGGAGGAGCTCGATCGCCGCGGGATCCTGCACTCGATCGCCAGCCGCAACGACGCCGAGGCGGCGCTGAGTCGGCTGCGCGAGGTCGGGATGCTGGACTACTTCCTCTTCCCTCAGATCTCCTGGAACGCCAAGTCGGACTCCGTGCGGCGCATCGCCGGGGCACTCAGCTTCGGGCTGGACGCCCTCGCCTTCGCGGACGACCAGGAGTTCGAGCGGGCCGAGGTGGCCCATGCTCACGCCGACGTGCTGTGCCTGGACCCCACCGACCCGACGTGCTGGCTGGACCTGCCCGAGTTCACGCCGCGCTTCGTCACCGAGGAATCACGTCACCGACGCGAGCTGTACCGCAGCCAGCTGGCGCGTGACGAGAGCGAGCAGCAATTCGAGGGGACGAACCAGGAGTTCCTGTCCGGCCTGGGCATGGTCTTCAGCATCCGGCGCGCCAACCGTTCCGACCTCCAGCGGGCCGAGGAGCTGACGGTACGCACCAACCAGCTCAACTCCACCGGACGCACCTACACCTACGACGAGCTGGACGCCCTGGTGCACGAACCGGATCACCTCCTCCTGGTCGCGGATCTGGAGGACCGGTTCGGCAGTTACGGCACGATCGGCCTCGCCCTCGTGGAACTGGGCAGCCCGGCGTGGCACCTGCGACTGCTGCTGATGTCCTGTCGGACGATGTCGCGTGGGGTCGGCACGATTCTGTTGAACCACATCATGGATCTCGCCCTGCAGGCCGGCGTCAGGCTTCGCGCGGACCTGATCGAGACCGGACGTAATCGCCTCATGCAGATCACCTACGCCTTCGCGGGTTTCGTCGAGGTGGAGCGCGAGGGCGCCCACGTCGTCCTGGAATCGGATCTGGCCCTGGTGCAGAAGCCGGCCGACTACGTCGAGGTGCGGGTCAGCTGA